From Lysobacter auxotrophicus, the proteins below share one genomic window:
- the hda gene encoding DnaA regulatory inactivator Hda, protein MSVPQLPLALRYPPDQRLDTFVHAPIGAVEQLRALAEGRADARRDSTYVAGPAGVGKTHLLLATCAATEAAGRRAAYLPLAAAAGRLRDALESLEGNDVIALDGLDVIAGHRDDEVALFDAHNRARAAGRALVYAARDIPDAIGLGLPDLRSRLGQCTRVTLAPLDEEGRRDVLRQRAQRRGLVLEDTALDWLLRRVGRDLGGLTALLDRLDRASLAAQRRVTVPFLRQTLGSGDASA, encoded by the coding sequence GTGAGCGTTCCGCAGTTGCCGCTGGCCTTGCGCTATCCGCCCGACCAGCGCCTGGACACTTTCGTGCACGCGCCGATCGGCGCGGTCGAGCAGTTGCGCGCGCTGGCCGAAGGCCGCGCCGACGCCCGACGCGACAGCACGTACGTCGCCGGTCCGGCGGGCGTCGGCAAGACGCATCTGCTGCTGGCGACGTGTGCGGCCACCGAGGCCGCCGGACGCCGCGCCGCCTACCTGCCGCTTGCCGCCGCGGCCGGTCGCCTGCGCGACGCGCTGGAATCGCTGGAAGGCAACGACGTCATCGCGCTCGACGGCCTGGATGTCATTGCCGGGCATCGCGACGATGAGGTCGCGTTGTTCGATGCCCACAACCGCGCGCGCGCCGCCGGTCGGGCGCTCGTGTACGCCGCGCGCGACATTCCCGATGCGATCGGACTCGGCCTGCCGGACCTGCGTTCGCGCCTCGGGCAATGCACGCGCGTCACGCTCGCACCGCTGGACGAGGAAGGCCGCCGCGACGTGCTGCGCCAACGCGCGCAGCGTCGCGGACTGGTGCTGGAAGACACCGCGCTGGATTGGCTGCTGCGCCGCGTCGGCCGCGATCTCGGCGGTTTGACCGCGCTGCTCGATCGACTGGATCGCGCGTCGCTCGCCGCGCAGCGCCGGGTGACGGTGCCGTTTTTGCGGCAGACGCTGGGGAGTGGCGACGCGTCGGCTTGA
- the murU gene encoding N-acetylmuramate alpha-1-phosphate uridylyltransferase MurU, producing the protein MKALIFAAGLGERMRPLTDHTPKPLLRVGGKPLIEWHLEKLAALGIRDVVINTSWLAPQFPEQLGDGARHGVSIRYSYEGTRPLETGGGMLHALPLLGDAPFVLVNGDVWSDYDFARLPREPAGLAHLVMVERPAQATQGDFALDAAGFVRADGEDRLTYSGIGVYRPQLLDDWRSRTNDAGADETPPRFRLAPILRAHMAQGRITGEHHHGRWTDVGTPERLAGLERELAV; encoded by the coding sequence TTGAAAGCCCTGATCTTCGCCGCCGGACTCGGCGAGCGCATGCGTCCTTTGACCGATCACACGCCCAAGCCGCTGCTGCGCGTGGGCGGCAAGCCGTTGATCGAATGGCACCTGGAAAAGCTCGCGGCGCTCGGCATCCGCGACGTCGTGATCAACACCAGCTGGCTCGCGCCGCAGTTTCCCGAACAGCTCGGCGACGGCGCCCGCCATGGAGTGTCGATTCGCTATTCCTACGAGGGCACGCGCCCGCTGGAAACCGGCGGCGGCATGCTGCACGCGCTGCCGCTACTGGGCGATGCGCCGTTCGTGCTGGTCAACGGCGACGTGTGGAGCGATTACGACTTCGCGCGTTTGCCCCGCGAACCGGCGGGGCTGGCGCATCTGGTGATGGTCGAGCGTCCCGCGCAGGCGACGCAGGGCGATTTCGCGCTGGATGCGGCCGGATTCGTGCGCGCGGACGGCGAGGACCGGCTCACGTACTCGGGCATCGGCGTCTATCGGCCGCAGTTGCTGGACGATTGGCGTTCGCGCACGAATGACGCCGGCGCCGACGAAACGCCGCCGCGTTTCCGACTCGCGCCGATCCTGCGCGCGCACATGGCGCAGGGCCGTATCACGGGCGAACACCATCATGGACGGTGGACCGACGTGGGAACGCCGGAGCGCTTGGCCGGGCTGGAGCGGGAACTGGCCGTCTAG